The following coding sequences are from one Thermostaphylospora chromogena window:
- a CDS encoding type II toxin-antitoxin system PemK/MazF family toxin, protein MSHRFGELWTVQLGDREEVRLIVSGDFYHTLYNDNVLTAHVEPADMAHTLTAFVVDVGGGRAAMIDRISTVSVTRLKAKVGDLPDSQLAAVRGMINTIFGTTG, encoded by the coding sequence GTGAGCCATCGGTTCGGAGAGCTGTGGACGGTCCAGCTCGGTGACCGCGAAGAGGTCCGGCTGATCGTCTCCGGCGACTTCTACCACACGCTCTACAACGACAACGTGCTCACCGCCCACGTCGAGCCCGCCGACATGGCTCACACGCTCACCGCCTTCGTCGTGGACGTCGGAGGCGGCAGGGCCGCGATGATCGACCGGATCTCCACGGTGTCGGTCACCCGGCTGAAGGCGAAGGTCGGCGATCTGCCCGATTCCCAGCTCGCCGCCGTCCGCGGCATGATCAACACCATCTTCGGCACCACCGGCTGA
- a CDS encoding rod shape-determining protein, protein MSGSWRASAEPAAFPPRPKGGADGAGAADPVAGERSLTRGYAALDLGTARTRSLGAGGAAIAERPSSVPADARGASTDGAGSLRPLRHGVVVDQAACNRLVRLVLRDIGLSEAWPLERVLVGVPVAATSSNRQAVRTAVHAVAGCEVTLVEEPLAAAVGIGLDVTDSTPRLLLDVGAGIVEAVVINAGAITDARALQLSATTKEGVPSYAIDSVVTMTSMLLRDVPAHLRPAVRDTGLAVTGGGAAQPRLLRRLRTALRIPVHPAPEPAHATIRGLTRLCRRPSLADRLAGRGR, encoded by the coding sequence ATGTCGGGGTCGTGGAGAGCATCCGCCGAGCCCGCCGCGTTCCCACCCCGGCCGAAGGGCGGTGCGGACGGCGCCGGAGCGGCGGATCCCGTTGCCGGTGAAAGATCCCTCACCCGGGGCTACGCAGCGCTCGATCTGGGGACCGCGCGTACCCGGTCGCTGGGGGCGGGGGGCGCGGCGATCGCCGAGCGGCCCTCGAGCGTTCCCGCCGACGCGCGCGGCGCGTCCACGGACGGAGCCGGCTCGCTGCGGCCGCTCCGGCACGGCGTGGTCGTCGACCAGGCGGCCTGCAACCGGCTGGTCCGCCTCGTACTCCGCGACATAGGACTGTCGGAAGCCTGGCCGCTGGAACGGGTTCTGGTAGGAGTGCCCGTGGCGGCGACATCGAGCAACCGGCAGGCGGTCCGGACGGCGGTCCACGCGGTGGCCGGGTGCGAGGTGACCCTCGTCGAGGAGCCTTTGGCGGCGGCCGTCGGCATCGGCCTGGACGTCACCGACTCCACGCCGCGGCTGCTGCTCGACGTGGGCGCGGGAATCGTCGAGGCCGTGGTGATCAACGCGGGCGCGATCACCGACGCGAGGGCCCTGCAGCTGAGCGCCACCACGAAGGAGGGCGTGCCGTCCTACGCCATCGACAGCGTCGTCACGATGACCTCGATGCTGCTGCGCGACGTGCCCGCGCACCTGCGTCCGGCCGTACGGGACACCGGACTCGCGGTCACCGGTGGCGGTGCGGCGCAGCCGCGGCTGCTCCGCCGGCTGCGCACCGCCCTGCGGATACCGGTCCATCCGGCGCCCGAGCCCGCGCACGCCACCATCCGCGGCCTGACCCGCCTGTGCCGCCGGCCGTCCCTCGCCGACCGCCTCGCCGGCCGCGGCCGCTGA
- a CDS encoding stage II sporulation protein M — protein sequence MDIDAFVTAHRPVWDRLEHLVRHRRSLNGAEVDELVDLYQRTATHLSIVRSGSTDEMLVGRLSALVARARSAVTGAHTPAWRELVRFFAVSFPVVAYRARWWWLGTSAVFLAVTTAVAAWVAGDPQVQASIASPIEIARLVEHDFADYYSENPAASFAGRVWINNAWVAALTIASSVLLGLPIFYILWMNAANVGVTAGLMASRDKLDIFFGLITPHGLPELSAVLLAAGVGLRLGWTAIDPGPRRRAEALAEQGRAVMSVALGLVVVLLICGLIEAFVTPSGLPTWARIGVGVVAEIAFIWYVMVFGRRAAAAGDSGDLEQAPDAAPSAG from the coding sequence GTGGACATCGATGCGTTCGTCACCGCGCACCGGCCGGTGTGGGATCGGCTGGAGCACCTGGTACGGCACCGCCGCTCGCTGAACGGGGCCGAGGTGGACGAGCTGGTCGACCTCTACCAGCGGACGGCCACGCACCTGTCGATCGTCCGGTCGGGCTCCACCGACGAGATGCTGGTGGGGCGGTTGTCCGCCCTGGTGGCGCGGGCGCGATCGGCGGTGACGGGGGCGCACACCCCCGCCTGGCGGGAACTGGTGAGGTTCTTCGCGGTGTCGTTCCCGGTGGTGGCCTACCGCGCTCGCTGGTGGTGGCTGGGGACGTCGGCGGTGTTCCTCGCGGTGACGACGGCGGTCGCCGCCTGGGTGGCCGGTGACCCGCAGGTGCAGGCGTCGATCGCCAGCCCGATCGAGATCGCCAGGCTGGTGGAGCACGACTTCGCCGACTACTACTCGGAGAATCCCGCGGCGTCCTTCGCCGGCCGGGTGTGGATCAACAACGCGTGGGTGGCGGCGCTGACGATCGCCTCGTCCGTGCTCCTCGGGCTCCCGATCTTCTACATCCTGTGGATGAACGCGGCGAACGTCGGCGTCACGGCCGGTCTCATGGCCTCGCGCGACAAGCTGGACATCTTCTTCGGCCTGATCACGCCGCACGGCCTGCCGGAGCTGAGCGCGGTGCTCCTCGCCGCCGGGGTGGGCCTGCGGCTGGGCTGGACGGCGATCGACCCCGGACCGCGCCGCCGCGCCGAGGCCCTCGCCGAGCAGGGGCGGGCGGTGATGAGCGTGGCGCTCGGCCTGGTGGTGGTCCTGCTGATCTGCGGGCTCATCGAGGCGTTCGTGACACCGTCCGGCCTGCCGACATGGGCGAGGATCGGTGTCGGGGTCGTCGCCGAGATCGCCTTCATCTGGTACGTCATGGTGTTCGGCCGCCGGGCGGCCGCGGCCGGAGACAGCGGAGACCTGGAACAGGCTCCGGACGCCGCCCCCTCCGCGGGGTGA
- a CDS encoding DUF58 domain-containing protein, with amino-acid sequence MVLTGRAGLLAALGAVAVLLAPAPGLTMAGVCLLLLALIVVDLALAGGVRPLRLRRAGDRAVRLGQTARVELIVENPGRRRVRGVLRDAWPPSAGASPRHHRVDIPSGERRRVVTTLTPTRRGDREAVTVTVRSLGPFGVAGRQGAHRVPWSVRVLPPFLSRKHLPSRLARLRELEGQHPVLVRGQGTEFDSLREYVIGDDVRSIDWRATARRHDVVVRTWRPERDRRVLIVVDTGRTSAGRVGTAPVALAGAMPSSASSSLSAAATAVPPGWPRLDWLLDAALLLAALAARAGDRVDFLAYDRAVRAWVAGAGRNELLPAMVNVMAPLEAELIEADAPGMVSAVLARAKRRCLVVLLTDLNSASMEEGLLPVLPQLASRHLVLLASVADPRVAAMARGRGTPERVYDAAAAEHLNAQRRSITARLRRHGVEVVDAPPEDIAPALADAYLALKAAGRL; translated from the coding sequence ATGGTGCTGACCGGGCGCGCCGGACTGCTCGCCGCGCTGGGGGCGGTCGCCGTACTGCTCGCTCCCGCGCCCGGCCTCACCATGGCCGGGGTCTGCCTGCTGCTGCTCGCCTTGATCGTGGTCGATCTGGCGCTGGCGGGCGGGGTGCGCCCCCTGCGTCTGCGCCGGGCCGGCGACCGCGCCGTACGGCTGGGCCAGACCGCCCGGGTCGAGCTGATCGTGGAGAATCCCGGCCGCAGGCGGGTGCGCGGCGTGCTGCGCGACGCCTGGCCCCCGTCGGCCGGTGCGTCCCCCCGTCACCACCGCGTCGACATCCCCTCCGGGGAGCGGCGCAGGGTGGTGACGACGCTGACGCCCACCCGGCGCGGTGACCGCGAGGCGGTGACGGTGACCGTCCGTTCGCTCGGCCCGTTCGGCGTGGCGGGACGGCAGGGGGCGCACCGCGTACCGTGGTCGGTTCGGGTACTGCCGCCGTTCCTCAGCCGCAAGCACCTGCCGTCGCGGCTGGCCCGGCTGCGCGAGCTGGAAGGGCAGCATCCGGTGCTGGTGCGCGGGCAGGGCACCGAGTTCGACTCGCTGCGCGAGTACGTGATCGGGGACGACGTGCGCTCCATCGATTGGCGGGCCACCGCGCGGCGGCATGACGTGGTGGTCCGCACCTGGCGGCCGGAACGCGACCGGCGCGTGCTCATCGTCGTGGACACCGGCCGCACCTCCGCCGGGCGGGTGGGCACCGCGCCGGTGGCGCTGGCGGGCGCCATGCCGTCCTCCGCGTCCTCCTCGCTGTCGGCCGCCGCGACCGCCGTGCCGCCGGGGTGGCCCCGGCTGGACTGGCTGCTGGACGCGGCCCTGCTGCTCGCGGCGCTCGCCGCCCGCGCCGGCGACCGGGTCGATTTCCTCGCCTACGACCGTGCCGTGCGCGCGTGGGTCGCCGGGGCGGGCCGTAACGAGCTGCTGCCCGCCATGGTGAACGTGATGGCGCCGCTCGAGGCGGAACTGATCGAGGCCGACGCGCCCGGCATGGTCTCGGCCGTGCTGGCCCGCGCCAAACGGCGCTGCCTCGTCGTGCTGCTCACCGACCTCAACTCGGCGTCCATGGAGGAGGGGCTGCTGCCGGTGCTTCCCCAGCTCGCCTCCCGCCATCTGGTGCTGCTCGCCTCGGTCGCCGACCCGCGGGTCGCCGCCATGGCACGCGGCCGGGGCACGCCGGAACGGGTGTACGACGCGGCGGCGGCCGAGCACCTGAACGCCCAGCGACGCTCCATCACCGCCCGTCTGCGGCGGCACGGCGTCGAAGTCGTGGACGCCCCGCCGGAGGACATCGCGCCCGCCCTCGCCGACGCCTACCTGGCGCTCAAGGCGGCGGGCCGTCTGTGA
- a CDS encoding AAA family ATPase has translation MSTPDVRAPQALEALGALRAEVAKAVVGQDAVVTGLVIALLCRGHVLLEGVPGVAKTLLVRTVAAALSLDFKRVQFTPDLMPGDVTGSLIYDAKTAEFEFREGPVFTNLLLADEINRTPPKTQAALLEAMEERQVSVEGRARRLPDPFVVAATQNPVEFEGTYQLPEAQLDRFLLKLTVPLPPRDAEIAVLERHAQGFDPRDLTRIEKVATADDLAAGRRAVAEVHVGPEVLGYIVDLVRATRQSPSLQLGVSPRGGTALLATARAWAWLSGRDYVTPDDVKALARPTLRHRVQLRPEAELEGTTADGVIDGILASVPVPR, from the coding sequence GTGAGCACACCCGACGTGCGAGCCCCGCAGGCGCTTGAGGCCCTCGGGGCGCTGCGGGCCGAGGTCGCCAAGGCCGTCGTCGGCCAGGACGCCGTGGTCACCGGCCTGGTCATCGCCCTGCTGTGCCGGGGGCACGTACTGCTCGAAGGCGTGCCCGGCGTGGCCAAGACGCTGCTGGTCCGCACGGTGGCCGCGGCGCTGTCGCTCGACTTCAAACGCGTGCAGTTCACCCCCGACCTCATGCCCGGCGACGTCACCGGCTCGCTGATCTACGACGCGAAGACCGCGGAGTTCGAGTTCCGCGAGGGGCCGGTCTTCACCAACCTGCTCCTCGCGGACGAGATCAACCGCACTCCGCCGAAGACGCAGGCCGCTCTGCTGGAGGCGATGGAGGAGCGTCAGGTCAGCGTGGAGGGCAGGGCGAGAAGGCTGCCCGACCCGTTCGTCGTCGCCGCGACGCAGAACCCCGTCGAGTTCGAGGGCACCTACCAGCTGCCGGAGGCGCAGCTCGACCGGTTCCTGCTCAAGCTGACCGTGCCGCTGCCGCCGCGTGACGCCGAGATCGCGGTGCTCGAACGGCACGCCCAGGGGTTCGATCCGCGCGATCTGACGCGGATCGAGAAGGTCGCCACCGCCGACGACCTCGCCGCCGGCCGGCGGGCGGTGGCCGAGGTGCACGTCGGTCCGGAGGTCCTCGGCTACATCGTGGATCTCGTCCGGGCCACCCGCCAGTCGCCCTCGCTCCAGCTCGGCGTCTCCCCGCGCGGCGGGACGGCGCTGCTGGCGACCGCGCGCGCCTGGGCGTGGCTGTCCGGACGCGACTACGTCACGCCTGACGACGTCAAGGCGCTGGCCAGGCCGACGCTGCGGCACCGCGTGCAGCTGCGGCCCGAGGCCGAGCTGGAGGGCACCACCGCCGACGGCGTCATCGACGGCATCCTCGCCTCCGTCCCGGTCCCGCGGTGA
- a CDS encoding DUF4350 domain-containing protein produces MTEAVRTTADAPDAPPREASGTASTSVSPTAGTLWKRWRAPLVVALLLLVTAVVVALLAGGETGRHLDPADRSLSGAAALAELLREEGVRIERVSDVTAAARAAAPGSLLVVTSGSFLSRDDLQRLADLPADRLLLGAPPTVLQVLAPGVTPLAEVRERSREPECELPAARSAGSVHIGGFALESPVGAIGCYPSPEGPTLVSYREGDRRITVTSSGNFATNLRLDEDGNAALAMNLVGSRPTVVWLVPPEDRPGLAGPQGRSLEQLLPENVWWAAGQLAVAIVLTALWRGRRLGPVVAERLPVVVRAAETVEGRGRLYRARRARDRAAAALRTGTLHRIIPALGLPGDADQDAIIAAAAGRTGQDERRVAELFYGPPPGDDATLVALAAELDTLERQVKDS; encoded by the coding sequence ATGACCGAGGCCGTCCGCACGACCGCCGACGCCCCGGACGCTCCCCCGCGGGAGGCGTCCGGCACGGCGTCGACCTCCGTCTCCCCGACGGCCGGCACCCTGTGGAAGCGGTGGCGCGCCCCGCTCGTCGTCGCGCTGCTGCTGCTCGTCACCGCGGTCGTCGTGGCGCTGCTCGCCGGCGGAGAGACGGGCCGGCATCTCGACCCCGCCGACCGTTCCCTGTCCGGCGCCGCGGCCCTGGCCGAGCTGCTGCGGGAAGAGGGCGTGCGGATCGAACGGGTCTCCGACGTCACCGCCGCCGCCCGGGCCGCGGCCCCCGGCTCACTGCTGGTGGTCACCAGCGGCTCCTTCCTGTCCCGGGACGACCTGCAGCGGCTCGCCGACCTCCCCGCCGACCGCCTCCTGCTGGGGGCGCCCCCCACCGTCTTGCAGGTGCTCGCCCCCGGCGTCACGCCGCTGGCCGAGGTGCGCGAGCGGTCCAGGGAGCCGGAGTGCGAGCTGCCCGCCGCCCGGTCGGCGGGCAGCGTCCACATCGGCGGCTTCGCGCTGGAGTCTCCCGTCGGCGCGATCGGCTGCTACCCCTCGCCGGAGGGTCCCACGCTCGTCAGCTACCGCGAGGGCGACCGCCGGATCACCGTCACGAGCAGCGGGAACTTCGCCACCAACCTCCGGCTGGACGAGGACGGCAACGCCGCCCTGGCGATGAACCTCGTGGGCTCCCGCCCCACGGTCGTCTGGCTGGTCCCTCCGGAGGACCGGCCCGGTCTCGCCGGACCTCAAGGAAGGTCGCTGGAGCAGCTGCTGCCCGAGAACGTCTGGTGGGCCGCGGGGCAGCTCGCCGTCGCGATCGTCTTGACGGCGCTGTGGCGCGGGCGCAGGCTCGGCCCCGTGGTCGCCGAGCGCCTGCCGGTGGTGGTACGGGCCGCCGAGACCGTCGAGGGCCGAGGGCGGCTCTACCGCGCCCGGCGGGCGCGTGACCGCGCCGCCGCCGCGCTGCGCACCGGCACGCTGCACAGGATCATCCCGGCTCTCGGCCTGCCCGGAGACGCCGATCAGGATGCGATCATCGCAGCGGCCGCCGGGCGGACCGGGCAGGATGAACGCCGGGTGGCGGAGCTGTTCTACGGCCCGCCACCCGGCGACGACGCGACGCTGGTGGCCTTGGCGGCCGAACTCGACACCTTGGAGAGGCAGGTAAAGGATTCGTGA
- a CDS encoding DUF4129 domain-containing protein — MTAVTAPTSPGPVVIGRDEARERATEELLTGGYAQETLPQWFLRQIRQLIGDLFDVAPGGTVGGVIAAIATVVVIAALVGLLLRQIRKAARDRLTVTESVFGGRRRTAAEHRQAAETLAAEGRFAEAIRERLRAIARDLEDRALVEPLPGRTADELAAEAGRALPAFAGELAAAARTFDDVTYGEVPGSREAYETMRSLDERLQTAKPALTASEAGA, encoded by the coding sequence GTGACCGCCGTGACCGCCCCGACATCCCCCGGCCCCGTCGTCATCGGGCGCGACGAGGCCCGGGAGCGTGCCACCGAAGAGCTGCTCACCGGGGGATACGCTCAGGAGACCCTGCCCCAGTGGTTCCTGCGGCAGATCCGGCAGCTCATCGGCGACCTGTTCGACGTCGCCCCCGGCGGCACGGTGGGCGGCGTCATCGCGGCGATCGCCACCGTCGTGGTGATCGCCGCCCTGGTGGGACTGCTGCTCCGGCAGATCCGCAAGGCCGCACGCGACCGTCTCACCGTGACGGAGAGCGTGTTCGGCGGGCGGCGGCGCACGGCCGCCGAACACCGGCAGGCGGCCGAGACGCTGGCGGCCGAGGGCCGCTTCGCCGAGGCGATCCGCGAACGGCTGCGCGCCATAGCGCGCGACCTGGAAGACCGCGCACTGGTCGAGCCGTTGCCGGGTCGCACCGCCGACGAGCTGGCCGCCGAGGCGGGCCGGGCGCTGCCCGCGTTCGCCGGCGAGCTGGCCGCCGCCGCGCGCACCTTCGACGACGTCACCTACGGTGAGGTTCCGGGCAGCCGCGAGGCCTACGAGACCATGCGGTCCCTGGACGAGCGCCTGCAGACGGCGAAGCCGGCCCTCACCGCTTCGGAGGCCGGCGCATGA
- a CDS encoding glycerophosphoryl diester phosphodiesterase membrane domain-containing protein, with translation MLRPGIIPLRPLNLGDILDGTVKLIRSNPRALLGLSAIVAAVSAIPLAVGQSFTFSWLGGLVNDPESALTSEAPVNAVVGQYGGVLLSMIIQFVAVTLLTGVLTRILGRAVFGGKLSAGEAWRLVRPRVGALFGLVALTGLIMLAPLVLIVPILALAAANTDPVLYLGLTLLLLVLYIPYALVFSVRFSLAPPAVVLEGRGAVDAMRRSWRLVTGGFWRLFGIILLTTLLAGLIGSIFSTVFTFAATAVALIGAGSTGAVIASTVLLAIGGTLSAMITYPIQAGVNGLLYADQRMRKEAFDLVLQTAALEHQRQGWIHSSVDDLWLPEQADQAPGSQTP, from the coding sequence GTGCTGCGGCCCGGCATCATCCCGCTGCGCCCGCTGAACCTCGGCGACATCCTGGACGGCACGGTCAAGCTGATCCGCTCCAATCCCCGGGCGCTGCTCGGCCTGTCGGCGATCGTCGCGGCGGTCAGCGCGATCCCCCTGGCCGTCGGGCAGTCGTTCACGTTCAGCTGGCTCGGCGGCCTGGTGAACGACCCGGAGTCCGCGCTCACGAGCGAGGCGCCCGTCAACGCGGTCGTCGGCCAGTACGGCGGCGTCCTCCTCTCAATGATCATCCAGTTCGTCGCCGTGACGCTGCTCACCGGTGTGCTGACGAGGATCCTCGGGCGCGCGGTCTTCGGCGGCAAGCTCTCCGCGGGGGAGGCCTGGCGGCTGGTCCGTCCGCGTGTGGGTGCGCTGTTCGGGCTGGTGGCCCTCACCGGGCTCATCATGCTGGCTCCGCTGGTGCTGATAGTCCCGATCCTCGCGCTGGCCGCCGCGAACACCGACCCCGTCCTCTACCTGGGCCTGACGCTCCTGCTGCTCGTCCTCTACATCCCCTACGCGCTGGTGTTCAGCGTCCGTTTCTCCCTCGCCCCGCCCGCGGTGGTGCTGGAGGGCCGGGGAGCGGTTGATGCGATGCGCCGCTCGTGGCGGCTGGTGACCGGCGGCTTCTGGCGGCTCTTCGGCATCATCCTTCTGACGACGCTGCTGGCCGGCCTGATCGGTTCGATCTTCTCCACCGTCTTCACCTTCGCCGCGACGGCCGTCGCGCTGATCGGCGCGGGGTCCACGGGCGCGGTCATCGCCTCGACCGTGCTGCTGGCGATCGGCGGCACCCTCTCCGCGATGATCACTTATCCGATCCAGGCCGGGGTGAACGGGCTGCTCTACGCCGACCAGCGGATGCGCAAGGAGGCGTTCGACCTCGTCCTGCAGACCGCGGCACTCGAACATCAGCGCCAGGGCTGGATCCACTCCTCCGTCGACGACCTCTGGCTGCCCGAACAGGCCGACCAGGCACCGGGTTCGCAGACACCGTGA
- the mtrA gene encoding MtrAB system response regulator MtrA has product MKGRVLVVDDDAALAEMLGIVLRGEGFEPSFVSDGDKALDAFRDTRPDLVLLDLMLPGADGIDVCRRIRAESGVPIVMLTAKSDTIDVVLGLESGADDYIVKPFKPKELVARVRARLRRTDEPTPEILQIGDITIDVAGHSVKRGQETINLTPLEFDLLVALARKPRQVFTREVLLEQVWGYRHAADTRLVNVHVQRLRAKIEKDPEHPEIVVTVRGVGYKAGPA; this is encoded by the coding sequence ATGAAAGGACGCGTGCTGGTCGTCGACGACGACGCCGCTCTCGCTGAGATGCTCGGCATCGTCTTGCGGGGAGAGGGCTTCGAGCCGTCCTTCGTCTCCGACGGCGACAAGGCCCTGGACGCCTTCCGTGACACCAGGCCGGACCTCGTCCTGCTCGACCTGATGCTGCCGGGGGCCGACGGTATCGACGTGTGCCGTCGCATCCGCGCCGAGTCCGGGGTCCCGATCGTCATGCTGACGGCGAAGAGCGACACCATCGACGTGGTGCTCGGCCTGGAGTCCGGCGCCGACGACTACATCGTCAAGCCGTTCAAGCCCAAGGAGCTGGTGGCGCGGGTGCGCGCCCGGCTGCGCCGCACCGACGAGCCGACCCCCGAGATCCTGCAGATCGGCGACATCACCATCGACGTCGCCGGCCACTCGGTGAAGCGCGGCCAGGAGACCATCAACCTCACCCCGCTGGAGTTCGACCTGCTCGTCGCGCTGGCACGCAAGCCGCGTCAGGTGTTCACCCGCGAGGTGCTGCTGGAGCAGGTGTGGGGCTACCGCCACGCGGCCGACACCCGCCTGGTCAACGTGCACGTACAGCGCCTCCGCGCGAAGATCGAGAAGGATCCGGAGCACCCGGAGATCGTCGTGACCGTGCGCGGCGTGGGTTACAAGGCCGGACCGGCCTGA
- the mtrB gene encoding MtrAB system histidine kinase MtrB gives MQIARGVRRRTRRAAGRVRRVWRRSLQLRVVTSTLVISVAVVAVLGVFLMQQITTTMVTAKRTSAVSDALSDRATIVAQLNQPMGDPGKQVTSGSGDQAQHTFGLPIDRAAAALAARAGEAGRYTVIIRNERVPGEYRATNDIHPRSIPASLVKSVREKPINETQVVPAPLYYHGKSEPEPGLALGVRVEGGYEIYHFFPLTEEEQALSDVRQALIGVGIALVILLAVIASLVTRQVVIPVRLARQAAERLAAGRLDERLKVRGEDDLARLAASFNEMAANLALKIHQLEELSQVQRQFVSDVSHELRTPLTTVRMAADVLYESRESFDPAASRAAELMQNQLERFESMLADLLEISRHDAGAATLDIDSVDIRDLVLRAVADSEALAEKQGVRFELRLPSEPCMADVDSRRVERILRNLLFNAIEHGEGKDVIVTVGADRDAVAVAVRDHGVGLRPGEENLVFDRFWRADPSRARTIGGTGLGLAISREDAQLHGGWLQAWGAPGEGAQFRLSLPRVAGAELRGSPLPLVPPEIEMRRVWRGHATPAVPVPAGDAPAEEGSR, from the coding sequence ATGCAGATCGCGCGCGGCGTGCGGCGGCGCACGCGGCGCGCGGCGGGACGGGTCCGCCGCGTGTGGCGCCGCTCCCTGCAACTGCGTGTGGTCACCAGCACGCTGGTCATCTCGGTCGCGGTGGTCGCCGTGCTCGGCGTCTTCCTGATGCAGCAGATCACCACGACGATGGTCACCGCCAAGCGGACCTCGGCCGTCAGCGACGCCCTGTCCGATCGCGCCACGATCGTCGCCCAGCTCAATCAGCCCATGGGCGATCCGGGCAAGCAGGTGACGAGCGGATCCGGTGACCAGGCGCAGCACACCTTCGGCCTGCCCATCGACCGGGCGGCCGCGGCCCTCGCCGCACGCGCGGGCGAGGCCGGCCGCTACACGGTGATCATCAGGAACGAGCGCGTACCCGGCGAATACCGCGCCACCAACGACATCCATCCGCGCAGCATCCCCGCCTCCCTGGTGAAGAGCGTCAGGGAGAAACCGATCAACGAGACGCAGGTCGTGCCGGCTCCGCTCTACTACCACGGCAAATCCGAGCCGGAGCCGGGCCTGGCCCTGGGTGTCCGGGTCGAAGGCGGGTACGAGATCTACCACTTCTTCCCGCTCACCGAGGAGGAGCAGGCCCTCTCCGACGTACGGCAGGCGCTCATCGGGGTGGGGATCGCCCTGGTGATCCTGCTGGCCGTGATCGCCTCGCTGGTCACCCGGCAGGTCGTCATCCCCGTACGGCTGGCGCGGCAGGCGGCCGAGCGGCTGGCCGCCGGGCGGCTCGACGAGCGGCTGAAGGTGCGCGGCGAGGACGACCTCGCCCGCCTGGCCGCCTCCTTCAACGAGATGGCCGCCAACCTCGCGCTCAAGATCCACCAGCTGGAGGAGCTGTCGCAGGTGCAGCGGCAGTTCGTCTCCGACGTCTCGCACGAGCTGCGCACCCCGCTCACCACCGTGCGGATGGCCGCAGACGTGCTCTACGAGTCCCGCGAGAGCTTCGACCCGGCGGCCTCCCGCGCCGCGGAGCTGATGCAGAACCAGCTCGAACGCTTCGAGTCGATGCTCGCCGATCTGCTGGAGATCAGCCGCCACGACGCCGGGGCGGCCACGTTGGACATCGACTCGGTGGACATCCGCGACCTGGTGCTGCGCGCGGTCGCCGACTCCGAGGCGCTGGCTGAGAAGCAGGGCGTCCGCTTCGAGCTGCGGCTGCCCAGCGAGCCGTGCATGGCCGACGTGGACAGCCGCAGGGTGGAGCGCATCCTGCGCAACCTGCTGTTCAACGCGATCGAACACGGCGAGGGCAAGGACGTCATCGTCACCGTGGGCGCCGACCGTGACGCGGTGGCCGTCGCCGTCCGCGACCACGGGGTGGGACTGCGCCCCGGTGAGGAGAACCTCGTCTTCGACCGGTTCTGGCGCGCCGATCCCTCCAGGGCGCGGACCATCGGCGGTACCGGCCTGGGCCTGGCCATCTCCCGCGAGGACGCCCAGCTGCACGGCGGCTGGCTGCAGGCGTGGGGCGCTCCGGGCGAGGGCGCGCAGTTCCGGCTGTCACTGCCGCGCGTGGCAGGGGCCGAGCTGCGCGGCTCTCCGCTGCCGCTGGTTCCCCCCGAGATCGAGATGCGGCGCGTGTGGCGGGGGCACGCCACCCCGGCTGTGCCGGTGCCCGCGGGCGACGCTCCGGCCGAGGAAGGCTCCCGATGA